In a genomic window of Scheffersomyces stipitis CBS 6054 chromosome 4, complete sequence:
- a CDS encoding predicted protein, translating to MEVNPVHLERKEVESVDAPEVVVATSEQYDPLVQEEEDLEDYEPRIDHEQVGGSDSEVSVSHPAEEAQDEEEEYDPEAAFNEFEQELKHEQNQETEVRKIENHEPQKNDEDEDDYDPESALDRNIKPSQSPVPINVASEPENKPLNPILKGKSPVDSLPPKPQVGGFKSSPSLPPAPTSQQDIRQAYEAIMQSDLVKDPNFVNLSQTEQMKLIQDQLEKRQMNLAGKIDPDMNYDQVYSYNKPYKNLKDPIPLIPVNKFCRRPNITAPMTPEEEAAYKDFIKTEADYLDSVTWEEFPDNSRLFIGNLPANTISKQDLFRIFSKYGEVIQIAIKAGYGFAQFKTAEACLECIKGESNVPLHNKMMRLDASKPQKVKKQTKPEFSAGGSDESFGTKKFIPDCQLYITGKSPVFFIRKVKKTFANSQITIDTEDVTHKDIGDVISEAAYSGVLAACIIKELKVDVQTFESTEDGGVKFDEYADIDPEVAVEILTKAKEKRYGNNLPQYIPQEDSHTDFVNNMTRVNMVDMRTIKVIVRDQVSVIPQALTRGSIITRITDNIAMVTGANIIKIISSNSHMANLHHFKHSFRMANLLLLQNYSQPNSFSQQNQQNQYHRQQINQHHQGPQTQYNQGPQNQYNQRPKQQYQEPPQIQHQPPPQIQYQQSQVPVNSNSSNIAQALQGLDASQVQNSNSTSTLMETLARLSRKQ from the exons ATGGAAGTGAATCCAGTCCATTTAGAACGAAAAGA GGTTGAAAGTGTCGATGCGCCAGAAGTCGTGGTTGCTACTTCAGAACAATATGATCCCTtggtccaagaagaagaggaccTTGAAGACTATGAGCCTAGAATTGACCATGAACAAGTAGGTGGTTCAGACAGCGAAGTATCGGTATCCCATCCTGCCGAGGAAGCTcaggacgaagaagaagagtacGATCCTGAAGCAGCCTTTAATGAGTTTGAGCAAGAGTTGAAACATGAGCAGAATCAGGAGACTGAAGTTCGTAAAATCGAAAATCATGAACCTCAAA aaaatgatgaagacgaagacgattATGATCCGGAAAGTGCCTTGGACAGAAACATTAAGCCATCCCAGTCTCCTGTGCCTATAAATGTAGCCTCTGAACCTGAAAACAAACCGTTAAACCCCATTCTTAAGGGAAAGAGCCCTGTAGACAGTCTTCCACCCAAACCTCAGGTAGGTGGTTTCaaatcttctccttctcttccACCTGCTCCCACATCGCAACAAGATATTAGACAAGCGTATGAGGCTATTATGCAAAGCGATTTGGTTAAGGATCCCAATTTTGTCAACTTGTCGCAGACAGAACAGATGAAACTAATTCAAGACCAGTTGGAGAAAAGGCAAATGAACTTGGCTGGAAAAATTGACCCAGATATGAACTATGATCAAGTGTATTCGTACAATAAACCCTATAAGAACTTGAAAGATCCCATCCCTCTTATACCTGTCAACAAGTTCTGTCGTAGACCAAATATCACTGCTCCTATGACCCCCGAAGAGGAGGCAGCTTATAAGGACTTTATTAAGACAGAAGCTGACTACTTGGATCTGGTTACATGGGAAGAGTTTCCTGACAACCTGAGATTGTTCATAGGTAACTTGCCAGCAAACACCATCTCCAAGCAAGATTTGTTTCGTATTTTCAGCAAGTATGGGGAGGTTATACAGATAGCTATCAAAGCAGGATATGGGTTTGCCCAGTTTAAGACTGCCGAGGCATGTTTGGAATGCATTAAAGGAGAATCAAATGTACCATTGCATAACAAGATGATGAGACTCGATGCTTCTAAGCCTCAGAAAGTaaagaaacaaacaaaACCTGAGTTCTCAGCTGGAGGTTCTGACGAGTCCTTCGGTACAAAGAAATTCATTCCAGACTGCCAATTGTACATCACAGGAAAGTCTCCTGTATTTTTTATTAGAAAGGTTAAGAAGACATTTGCTAACTCTCAGATCACCATTGATACGGAAGACGTCACGCATAAGGACATCGGTGATGTCATCAGTGAAGCAGCGTATTCTGGAGTTCTTGCTGCTTGTATCATCAAGGAGCTTAAGGTTGATGTACAGACATTTGAAAGCACAGAAGATGGTGGCGTCAAGTTTGACGAATACGCTGATATTGATCCAGAAGTAGCCGTAGAAATTTTGACAAAGGCAAAGGAAAAGAGATATGGAAACAATCTTCCACAATACATCCCTCAAGAAGA CAGCCATACGGATTTCGTCAACAACATGACCAGAGTCAATATGGTGGATATGAGGACAATCAAGGTTATCGTAAGAGATCAGGTCCTGGTTATTCCGCAGGCTCTTACAAGAGGCAGCATTATAACCAGAATTACAGACAACATCGCCATGGTGACTGGGGCAAACATCATCAAAATAatcagcagcaacagccaTATGGCCAACCTCCACCATTTCAAGCACAGCTTCCGTATGGCCaacctcctcctcctccaa AACTACAGCCAACCAAACCTGTTTAGCcaacagaatcaacaaaatcagTATCATCGACAACAAATTAATCAACATCACCAAGGACCACAAACCCAGTATAACCAAGGACCACAAAATCAATATAACCAAAGACCAAAACAGCAATATCAAGAACCACCACAAATTCAACACCAACCACCACCACAaattcaatatcaacaatCACAAGTTCCAGTAAACTCGAACCTGTCAAACATTGCGCAAGCATTGCAAGGTTTAGATGCCTCACAAGTGCAGAAT TCTAATAGTACACTGACTCTCATGGAGACGTTGGCACGTTTAAGCAGAAAACAGTAA
- a CDS encoding predicted protein has protein sequence MPMLYKPAAEGKEVRPPQIPSPGNNSFLGDTFASDAPPEQQIVCGFYRQEKGEPLVYTYHYDEMKIILEVEGEYWISDETGYKVSVSPGDVFYFKKGTTITFETTGYGYAFFSGLRPEGTA, from the coding sequence ATGCCTATGCTCTACAAACCAGCTGCTGAAGGAAAGGAAGTCAGACCTCCTCAAATTCCTTCTCCAGGTAACAACTCCTTCTTGGGTGACACCTTCGCTTCTGACGCTCCTCCAGAACAACAAATCGTCTGTGGATTCTACAGACAAGAAAAGGGTGAGCCTCTTGTCTACACCTACCACTACGATGAAATGAAGATCATATTGGAAGTTGAAGGTGAATACTGGATTTCTGATGAAACTGGATACAAGgtttctgtttctccaGGTGATGttttctacttcaagaagggTACTACTATTACTTTTGAAACCACCGGCTACGGTTatgctttcttttctggtTTGAGACCAGAAGGAACTGCTTAG
- a CDS encoding predicted protein produces MTLNNSQLGFNISKATPTTSTTNTNTTSTPPSSAPSIEPSHSPVGGGVGVKSSFFQNILSKSSTTVSATTEAPSTPTETVAGSQGDPATPVYDFNGSLAKPTANSSSVGVKSDLIGLFDKFDISSSEQKQPESNSQQLSDGLDHAEEHTLDESKSVSEESKEKSHLEKEDDGNSTQDTFGAEQSSKDESQQIETVEKNVAPIITIPRTRTEAKTEDVDFELEDSRESELIQQEESEESGPKEKNQEAQDVQGLSLPSTEESRNIKRKDLIDITGDVEEQSSEVEEFVLKVEETRPSINRVDSNRPRHDSHISSKINQSKVDPEEQYQQSHRPFDFQHFLAQLRRKSADPVVRYIRSFLVNFSRQGHTFTADQRINILVEFKKFMNDKFTLYEPFASMDEIDLENSREGLEKLIMNRLHIHCFPPEVSRNGGYLPEPYVKDLDDDNNFATTLEKFSWVNGTHLDIEVDELSTLMKGEVSFMDYGIAELNKINKYRAPRDKIICILNACKIIFSYLKVSNQETNADAFIPLLILIIIKAKTDHLISNIHYIEGYRGEEWLLHGETSYYLSSLQAAIGFIQNLGFDELTITEEEYNAHMEAWDAEEKQRAIIRGANKDIRQPQPQRIPLPTEQSVNQQSLSPSSVLLSSAEMFTKSISNFLSPSPSEQMRIESELPAQLREPVVLNHHELIQPQTPQPSEVDSERLKEVYNNVKEIFPTIDTSILKDLVYINRGDIDKCIDACLQFMGE; encoded by the exons ATGACTCTCAACAACAGCCAGTTGGGGTTCAACATCTCTAAAGCTACTCCTACCACCTCCACTACCAACACAAACACCACGTCAACGCCTCCGTCTTCGGCTCCGTCTATAGAACCCAGTCACAGTCCGGTCGGTGGTGGAGTTGGAGTTAAATCCCTGTTTTTCCAGAATATATTGCtgaagagttcaacaactgttTCTGCCACAACCGAGGCTCCTTCCACTCCAACCGAAACTGTAGCAGGTTCCCAAGGCGATCCGGCAACGCCAGTATACGATTTCAACGGTAGTTTAGCCAAGCCAACCGCCAACTCGAGCCTGGTGGGTGTTAAGTCGGACTTGATAGGTTTATTTGATAAATTCGATATTTCTCTGTCTGAACAGAAACAGCCCGAATCGAACAGCCAGCAATTGTCAGATGGTTTGGACCATGCAGAGGAACACACCTTGGATGAGAGCAAGCTGGTGAGCGAAGAAAGCAAGGAAAAGAGCCATttggagaaagaagacgatgGCAATTCAACTCAAGACACATTTGGAGCTGAACAGCTGTCAAAAGACGAATCCCAGCAGATAGAAACCGTAGAGAAAAATGTCGCTCCTATAATAACCATACCGCGAACGCGCACAGAAGCAAAGACAGAAGACGTAGactttgaacttgaagattccAGAGAGTCTGAGTTGATACAACAGGAAGAGTCTGAAGAATCTGGACCAA AGGAAAAGAATCAAGAGGCTCAAGATGTTCAAGGGTTGTCTCTTCCATCTACTGAAGAGTCTCGGAACATAAAACGAAAAGATCTCATAGACATAACGGGTGATGTAGAAGAACAAAGTTCGGAGGTAGAGGAGTTTGTATTGAAGGTTGAAGAAACTCGTCCGTCCATCAACAGAGTAGATTCCAATAGGCCTCGTCATGATTCGCATATATCCTCTAAGATCAACCAGTCCAAGGTCGATCCTGAAGAGCAGTACCAGCAGTCACACAGACCGTTTGATTTCCAGCATTTTCTCGCTCAATTGCGAAGAAAAAGTGCAGATCCTGTAGTTCGCTATATTCGATCGTTTTTGGTCAATTTCTCACGTCAAGGCCATACATTCACTGCTGACCAAAGAATCAATATACTTGTAGAGTTCAAAAAATTCATGAATGACAAGTTCACACTATATGAGCCCTTTGCCTCTATGGATGAGattgacttggaaaattcACGAGAAGGCTTGGAAAAGCTTATCATGAACAGATTGCACATCCATTGCTTCCCACCTGAAGTGTCTCGGAATGGAGGCTATCTTCCCGAACCATATGTAAAAGATTTGGATGATGACAACAACTTTGCCACCACGTTGGAGAAGTTCAGTTGGGTCAATGGTACCCATTTGGATATAGAAGTGGATGAATTGTCTACCTTGATGAAAGGTGAAGTCAGCTTTATGGATTATGGCATCGctgaattgaacaagatcaacaagtacaGAGCTCCTAGAGATAAGATCATCTGTATTTTGAATGCTTGTAAAATAATATTCAGTTACCTTAAAGTGAGCAACCAGGAAACAAACGCAGATGCCTTCATTCCGTTGTTGATTCTTATTATCATTAAGGCTAAGACAGACCACCTCATAAGCAACATACACTATATAGAAGGCTACAGAGGTGAAGAATGGTTACTTCACGGGGAAACCAGTTACTATTTGTCATCCCTACAGGCGGCCATTGGCTTCATCCAGAACTTAGGGTTTGATGAGTTGACAAtcacagaagaagaatacaatgCCCATATGGAAGCATGGGACGCGgaagaaaaacaaagaGCTATAATTAGAGGAGCCAATAAAGATATTCGTCAACCTCAACCTCAGAGAATTCCATTGCCCACGGAACAATCGGTAAACCAACAATCATTGTCACCATCTAGTGTTCTCCTTTCAAGTGCGGAAATGTTCACCAAGtcgatttccaacttcttatCACCATCACCACTGGAACAGATGAGAATCGAATCAGAGCTTCCAGCTCAATTACGTGAACCTGTTGTGCTCAACCACCACGAATTAATACAGCCGCAGACACCACAACCGTCAGAAGTAGATTCAGAGAGACTTAAAGAAGTATACAACAATGTCAAGGAAATTTTCCCTACTATTGATACTTCCATTCTCAAGGACTTGGTATATATCAACAGAGGGGATATCGATAAGTGTATCGATGCCTGTTTGCAATTCATGGGCGAGTAG
- a CDS encoding predicted protein (go_process regulation of cell cycle), whose product MPIDYSKWDHIELSDDSDIEVHPNVDKRSFINWKQRDIHEKRQQRNIEIKSILVQLTMYAKLNERVDFLLESSTNDELLDNSVLLAKLNNKYDPQEKFDYEKLIKDKGDTLRKGLRDLHFDAEETQNTPTYNEMIEDLLIQLKDEHQDANSSAEKLKEYLKEHRNRIDDVLSKQTIKLDDLLYQKSLLISSDDYHTGFDRSFLNKDKEEDVPEESQPVESKGADKSVKKEKVTTVETINSPASSSQEKSLPEKSEKEILDELTVLPATESFAKISSSDLKKSGEFLLKHTSICTEHQKDALIMTAFDYQLEGNSAAAKQIIHQSLLLQYIAQLAGPQPAQASVINAIKLFISKVSEASPARAGFMEDVQNTFNHIKNRCEIIREEQAAKDGEEEALIQLKSLDENTELSVNIPAENTPEYEIFTTKLSKEFQDAVRTQSLDEVNKEFAKLKVEEAEKVLEIFNECGVIGISGYLEDEEEFQELQKQYQDQELQGEEQEQLQDTVEEQLNDEEENEPSTVDIVD is encoded by the coding sequence ATGCCCATTGACTACTCCAAGTGGGACCATATCGAGCTTTCGGATGACTCTGACATTGAAGTCCATCCCAATGTCGACAAGAGATCGTTCATCAACTGGAAACAGCGAGACATACATGAAAAACGCCAGCAGAGAAACATAGAGATCAAGTCGATTCTCGTGCAACTCACGATGTATGCTAAGTTGAACGAAAGAGTCGATTTCCTTTTGGAAAGTCTGACCAATGATGAGTTGCTCGACAATTCAGTGCTATTGGCGAAGctcaacaacaagtacGATCCTCAGGAAAAGTTCGACTACGAAAAATTGATTAAGGACAAAGGTGATACCTTAAGAAAAGGTTTAAGGGACTTGCATTTTGATGCAGAAGAAACTCAGAATACACCAACATACAATGAGATGATTGAGGACTTGCTTATTCAGTTGAAAGATGAACATCAAGACGCTAACAGCTCAGctgagaagttgaaggaatACTTGAAGGAACATAGAAACAGAATCGACGATGTATTGTCTAAACAGACGATCAAGTTGGATGACTTGTTGTACCAGAAATCGTTGTTGATTAGTAGTGACGACTACCACACTGGTTTTGATCGttccttcttgaataaagacaaggaagaagatgttccagaagagaGTCAACCTGTAGAAAGCAAGGGTGCAGACAAGTCTgtaaagaaggaaaaggtTACCACTGTTGAGACAATCAACTCCCCTGCCTcctcttctcaagaaaagaGTCTTCCTGAAAAGTCTGAAAAGGAAATCTTAGACGAATTGACTGTTTTGCCAGCTACGGAGTCGTTTGCGAAGATTTCCTCTTCggatttgaagaagtcgggtgagttcttgttgaaacaCACTTCCATCTGTACTGAACACCAGAAAGATGCCTTAATAATGACAGCATTCGACTATCAACTCGAAGGCAATTCTGCTGCAGCCAAACAGATTATTCACCAGTCGTTGTTGCTTCAGTATATTGCCCAGTTGGCGGGACCGCAGCCTGCGCAGGCTTCCGTGATCAATGCAATTAAGTTGTTCATTTCAAAGGTGTCTGAGGCTTCTCCAGCTAGAGCTGGGTTCATGGAAGATGTGCAAAACACCTTTAACCACATCAAGAACAGATGTGAGATCATAAGAGAAGAACAGGCTGCTaaagatggagaagaagaagccttGATTCAGTTGAAGTCTCTTGATGAGAATACAGAATTACTGGTCAACATTCCTGCGGAAAACACACCCGAGTACGAAATCTTCACTACCAAGCTCTCAAAAGAGTTTCAGGATGCTGTAAGAACACAGTCTCTCGATGAGGTTAACAAGGAATTcgccaagttgaaggttGAAGAGGCAGAAAAGGTGTTGGAGATTTTTAACGAATGTGGAGTTATTGGTATTTCAGGCTACTTGgaagacgaggaagaaTTTCAAGAGCTTCAGAAACAATACCAAGACCAAGAACTACAAGGAGAAGAACAGGAACAACTACAAGATACAGTAGAAGAGCAGCtcaatgacgaagaagaaaacgagCCTTCTACTGTTGATATAGTTGATTAG
- the MOB1 gene encoding completion of mitosis and maintenance of ploidy, translated as MSIFQNFNTHSLRSTRGFKLKQQSPISSPQPMGNSALPSTPYGQNSEYNQPYQTINYKNTNDSNAANPGSFANGSTQTGANGQPVSSHKDIRNYAEQTLGSDNALIQAVKLPQDEDVNEWLAVHVVDFYNQINMLYGAITEFCSPTTCPRMIATEEYEYLWQETSPAGADGSMSSPKRPVSLPACEYIENLMNWVQGFFDNDNIFPSKIGAPFPPQFPNLVKTIFKRLFRIYAHIYCHHFHEISELGLQSHLNTSLKHYVLFASEFSLITQKDYGPLEDLVDTMLKK; from the coding sequence ATGTCcattttccagaatttcaATACTCACTCTTTGCGATCCACCAGAGGTTTCAAGCTCAAACAGCAGTCTCCCATAAGCTCGCCCCAGCCAATGGGCAATAGCGCCTTGCCTTCTACACCATATGGACAGAACTCCGAATATAATCAGCCGTATCAAACCATCAACTACAAAAACACAAACGACTCAAATGCTGCAAATCCTGGATCCTTTGCAAACGGTAGCACACAGACCGGAGCCAATGGACAACCAGTTTCATCCCACAAAGACATCCGTAACTACGCCGAACAGACTCTCGGGTCTGACAATGCTCTCATACAAGCCGTCAAATTGCCCCAGGACGAGGACGTGAACGAGTGGTTGGCTGTCCACGTTGTCGACTTCTACAACCAGATCAACATGCTCTACGGAGCAATCACCGAGTTCTGCTCGCCCACTACATGCCCCAGAATGATCGCCACTGAAGAATACGAGTATTTGTGGCAGGAAACACTGCCTGCTGGCGCTGATGGATCGATGCTGCTGCCCAAAAGACCTGTCTCGTTGCCTGCCTGTGAATATATcgagaacttgatgaactgGGTTCAAGGCTTCTTTGATAACGACAACATCTTCCCGTCCAAGATCGGTGCTCCCTTCCCTCCTCAGTTCCCCAACTTGGTGAAGACCATTTTCAAGAGGTTGTTCAGAATATATGCCCATATCTACTGCCACCATTTCCATGAGATTAGTGAACTAGGCTTACAAAGTCACTTGAACACGTCTTTGAAACATTATGTGTTATTTGCTTCAGAGTTCCTGTTGATCACTCAAAAGGATTATGGTCctttggaagacttggtGGATACAATGCTCAAGAAGTAG
- a CDS encoding predicted protein (go_function oxidoreductase activity~go_process electron transport; metabolism) encodes MTAPLNIAVVGTGIFATDNHLPTIQSIPNLKVTAAYNRTKAKAEKFAEKAGIDKSNVYDTLEEVFEDDKTDFVDALLPVQFNLDAVKLAIKHNKPIAFEKPIAANLAQAKEIVKLSESTDLPILVLENWAYLKAVSVLKDEILPKIGEVLSFTYRATGPWNDVNKYLATSWRQHPEHVGGFLSDGGVHQLALLTEVLGPVESVSALTRQVHEESGDDDVLFSTFKLTSGAIGTFTYGSAFGATDKSTSFTIYGTNGSIVYDWSPALKTPTITYQVGPSAERSEGKTVIEIENGNTIAEEFKNFAAAVSAKDKSLVNVTPAKAFHHFAIVVAAIESSKKNGDSVKVELP; translated from the coding sequence TTGTCGGTACCGGTATTTTTGCCACAGACAACCACTTGCCAACCATTCAGAGTATTCCTAACTTGAAGGTTACAGCAGCCTACAACAGAACAAAGGCCAAGGCTGAGAAATTCGCAGAAAAGGCTGGCATCGACAAGAGCAATGTCTACGACaccttggaagaagtttttGAAGACGACAAGACCGACTTCGTGGACGCCTTGTTGCCTGTCcagttcaacttggacgCTGTCAAGCTTGCCATCAAACACAACAAGCCCATTGCATTTGAGAAGCCAATCGCTGCCAATTTGGCCCAGGCTAAAGAAATCGTCAAGTTGTCCGAATCTACAGACTTGccaattcttgttttggAAAACTGGGCTTACTTGAAGGCTGTATCTGTTCTTAAGGACGAAATCTTGCCTAAGATCGGtgaagttctttctttcaccTACAGAGCTACCGGCCCATGGAATGATGTTAATAAGTACTTAGCTACTTCTTGGAGACAACATCCAGAACATGTAGGAGGCTTCTTGTCTGACGGTGGTGTTCACCAGTTGGCTTTATTAACTGAGGTCTTGGGTCCTGTTGAATCGGTTTCGGCTTTGACCAGACAAGTCCACGAAGAGTCTGGTGACGACGATGTTCTCTTCTCCACCTTTAAGTTGACTAGTGGAGCTATCGGAACTTTCACCTACGGTTCTGCTTTCGGTGCTACTGACAAGTCTACCTCATTTACTATCTACGGAACCAATGGTTCTATCGTCTACGACTGGTCTCCAGCCTTGAAGACCCCTACTATCACATACCAGGTTGGTCCTTCTGCTGAAAGATCCGAAGGTAAGACGGTTATTGAGATCGAAAACGGCAACACTATCGctgaagagttcaagaactttgctgctgctgtttctgctAAGGACAAGTCGTTGGTCAACGTCACTCCAGCCAAGGCTTTCCACCACTTTGCTATCGTCGTCGCTGCCATTGAGtcgtccaagaagaacggTGACTCTGTCAAGGTTGAATTACCATGA
- a CDS encoding predicted protein → MISHIDIFLKRLDSLSHDIHDNLSQLVQINQNESIDDAKYESSKVIRDINKQLLSYKEYLQILHNRLGHSKSDTAVYDQYHSNHKLNNEIIHKQRIERYSLDEKDTFPDSNSQESAREQLFAHRSKKIQEAKETSVNEQILKSNKSITTSLQTSRQLLSTSVLQSELNIDSLDQQTKDLRRLNEDFLKFNDLLARSRQIVKFIEKQDKSDRRRIYLSIGFFLLCCSWVVYKRILRTPLRLLLWSFFKIFRIFNWLFVSSDSLEKMGTEEILTAIMASSISTESIESIGTVIESSVTLETSETISDTILSMVSEVSDVVSSVVSFIESPVLTTTERLMDEL, encoded by the exons ATGATTTCACATATCGACATCTTTCTCAAACGGCTCGACCTGCTCCTGCATGATATCCACGACAACCTATCCCAATTGGTCCAGATCAACCAGAACGAGTCAATTGATGATGCGAAATACGAGCTGTCCAAAGTGATACGAGACATCAACAAACAACTTCTCAGCTACAAAGAATACCTCCAGATCTTGCATAACCGGCTCGGCCACTCCAAGTCCGACACGGCAGTATACGACCAGTACCATTCCAA CCACAAGCTCAATAACGAAATCATCCATAAACAACGAATTGAACGTTATTCGCTCGACGAAAAAGATACCTTTCCAGACCTGAACTCTCAGGAATCTGCGCGTGAGCAGTTGTTTGCCCATCGATCAAAAAAAATCCAGGAAGCCAAAGAGACGTCAGTGAATGAACAGATTCTCAAGCTGAACAAGCTGATTACAACGTCGCTTCAAACTTCACGACAATTGCTTTCAACCTCAGTATTACAGTCGGAGTTAAACATCGACCTGCTTGACCAGCAGACTAAAGATTTGCGCCGATTAAATGAGGActttttgaagttcaatGACTTGTTGGCTAGATCTAGACAGATAGTCAAGTTTATTGAGAAGCAAGATAAATCCGACAGAAGACGGATATACTTGAGCATCGGCTTCTTTTTGCTCTGTTGTTCATGGGTGGTGTACAAACGAATCTTGAGAACGCCATTAAGATTGTTGTTATGGTCGTTCTTTAAGATTTTCCGTATTTTCAACTGGCTCTTTGTTTCTCTGGACAGCCTAGAGAAAATGGGAACTGAAGAGATTCTCACAGCTATAATGGCATCTTCTATCTCTACTGAGTCTATTGAATCTATAGGGACTGTGATTGAGAGCTCCGTCACTTTAGAAACCTCAGAGACGATAAGCGATACAATTTTACTGATGGTCTCTGAAGTCTCTGACgttgtttcttcagttgTTAGTTTTATAGAATCACCTGTTCTTACAACTACAGAGAGACTCATGGACGAGCTCTAG
- the NGL2 gene encoding RNA exonuclease NGL2 (Carbon catabolite repressor protein 4 homolog) produces the protein MLTPEYIEEQRRLRELRKQQKRTSNEALGKKSPSPKKDIFIKRPMLALPGTDSLDEPEFRVKIMSYNILAQSLIRRTLFPTNGAALKWPNRSKALLEEFKHYNADILCLQEVDVIQFKSFWSKEFDKLGYNHKFYSCGTKNHGVAIVFRKDMFIFRYQTVINYDKEDTDPSDNIELPPPRTITQNIGLLAFLEFTPAVLKKYPKVRERNGLIIGTTHMFWHPFGTFERTRQAFLVLYKYKQFMKTLSTTIGNSKNFYTFFSGDMNSQPYDCPYLSITAKPVSYDSRAKNVITCALSYQYSKRRNSLEVKDGEDAMDKPNPTETEPEFYEGTSEEQKLVKSIQDAHNALDMRAISLYAVGYKQVHPNNSGLDNNRNEPMFSNWANSWRGLLDYIFVISRWDAGKEDLASRVDSPLEVEQNQGIRLVKLLRMPEPKEMGPEPSGQPRLNQYPSDHLCLIAEVELV, from the exons ATGTTGACGCCAGAGTACATAGAGGAGCAACGGAGACTCCGAGAGTTACGTAAACAGCAGAAACGAACTCTGAATGAGGCATTGGGCAAAAAACTGCCCCTGCCCAAGAAGGATATCTTTATAAAGAGACCAATGTTGGCGCTACCAGGCACAGATAGCCTTGACGAACCCGAGTTCAGAGTCAAGATCATGTCCTACAACATTTTGGCACAGTCTTTGATCAGAAGGACCCTTTTTCCTACTAACGGAGCTGCACTTAAGTGGCCCAACCGGTCCAAGGCTCTCTTGGAGGAGTTCAAACATTACAATGCGGATATTCTCTGTCTCCAGGAGGTAGATGTAATTCAGTTCAAGCTGTTCTGGAGCAAAGAGTTCGATAAGTTGGGGTATAACCATAAATTTTACAGTTGTGGAACCAAGAATCACGGGGTGGCCATCGTGTTCAGGAAGGATATGTTCATTTTCAGATACCAGACTGTTATCAATTACGACAAAGAAGATACCGATCCCAGTGATAATATTGAACTACCTCCTCCTCGTACCATAACTCAGAATATAGGTCTACTTGCATTTCTTGAGTTTACCCCAGCTGTTCTAAAAAAGTATCCGAAGGTTAGAGAGAGGAATGGGCTCATTATAGGTACCACTCACATGTTCTGGCACCCCTTTGGTACATTTGAAAGAACCAGACAGGCTTTCTTAGTCTTGTACAAGTACAAACAGTTCATGAAAACTCTCAGTACGACCATTGGAAACAGTAAGAACTTTTATACGTTCTTTTCGGGAGACATGAACAGTCAGCCATATGATTGCCCTTATCTATCCATTACAGCTAAGCCAGTAAGTTATGATAGTAGGGCCAAGAATGTGATCACATGTGCCTTGTCGTATCAGTACTCTAAGCGAAGAAACAGTCTTGAAGTCAAGGATGGAG aagatgctATGGATAAACCCAATCCTACCGAAACTGAGCCCGAATTCTACGAAGGCACATCCGAAGAACAGAAATTAGTCAAATCTATTCAAGATGCCCACAATGCACTCGATATGAGAGCCATCTCGTTGTATGCTGTGGGATACAAACAGGTTCACCCAAATAACTCTGGTCTtgacaacaacagaaacGAGCCAATGTTCTCCAACTGGGCTAACTCCTGGCGAGGACTTCTTGACTATATCTTTGTGATTTCCAGGTGGGAtgctggaaaagaagatcttgcTTCCAGAGTAGATTCACCACTAGAAGTAGAGCAAAACCAGGGAATCAGgttggtcaagttgttaAGAATGCCCGAGCCTAAGGAAATGGGACCGGAGCCATCAGGACAGCCTCGTTTGAACCAGTATCCTTCTGATCATCTCTGTTTGATTGCTGAGGTCGAATTGGTGTGA